A single region of the Yersinia entomophaga genome encodes:
- a CDS encoding glutathione peroxidase, which yields MTAPIYATQLHTIDHQTTSLKAYQGSVLLVVNVASECGLTKQYAGLEKLYKTYHQQGFEVLGFPSNEFAGQEPGSDEEIQAFCRGTFGVEFPMFSKVEVNGSGRHPLYQHLISAKPQALTPADSEFFQRMSSKGRAPKQIGDILWNFEKFLIGRDGTVIQRFSPDMTPEDPAIIAAIVQALAQH from the coding sequence ATGACCGCTCCGATTTATGCTACTCAACTACACACTATCGATCATCAAACGACGTCGCTGAAGGCCTATCAAGGCTCCGTGCTGCTGGTGGTGAACGTTGCCTCCGAGTGCGGACTGACCAAACAATACGCAGGTCTGGAAAAACTGTACAAAACCTATCATCAACAAGGTTTTGAAGTTTTAGGATTTCCGAGCAATGAGTTTGCCGGTCAGGAGCCAGGCAGCGATGAAGAGATTCAGGCATTTTGCCGGGGCACCTTTGGCGTAGAATTCCCCATGTTCAGTAAAGTCGAAGTTAATGGCTCAGGCCGTCATCCGTTGTATCAACACTTAATTTCCGCTAAGCCACAGGCTTTGACGCCTGCGGACAGCGAGTTTTTCCAGCGGATGAGCAGTAAGGGGCGAGCACCAAAACAGATCGGCGATATATTGTGGAACTTCGAAAAATTTTTGATTGGCCGGGACGGTACGGTTATTCAGCGTTTCTCACCGGATATGACGCCAGAAGATCCGGCAATCATTGCCGCGATCGTTCAGGCGCTGGCTCAGCACTGA